One window of Phycisphaeraceae bacterium genomic DNA carries:
- a CDS encoding DUF2924 domain-containing protein, with protein MADDVKRQIAALEQMTVGQLQTRYGEVFGETARSGNRQWLFRRIAWRIQALAEGDLSERARQRARELARDADIRVRPPKDQEVCPPAKARAVTGRLVVARDERIPPAGSRLTKAYKGRELTVTVRVDGFEYDGQVYRSLSAIAHAITGSHWNGLLFFGLAGVKANDQRETIA; from the coding sequence ATGGCTGACGACGTGAAGCGACAGATCGCGGCCCTGGAACAGATGACCGTGGGCCAGCTCCAGACGCGGTATGGCGAGGTCTTCGGCGAGACGGCCCGCTCGGGCAACCGGCAGTGGTTGTTCCGACGGATCGCGTGGCGCATCCAAGCGCTGGCCGAGGGCGACCTCTCGGAACGGGCACGCCAACGGGCGCGGGAACTGGCCCGCGACGCGGATATCCGGGTGCGCCCGCCGAAGGATCAGGAGGTGTGCCCGCCCGCTAAGGCGCGGGCGGTGACGGGCAGGCTGGTTGTTGCTCGCGACGAGCGCATCCCGCCGGCCGGAAGCCGATTGACCAAGGCCTACAAGGGCCGGGAACTCACTGTGACGGTGCGGGTCGACGGCTTCGAGTACGACGGGCAGGTCTACCGGTCGCTCAGCGCCATCGCGCACGCCATCACCGGCTCGCACTGGAATGGCCTGCTGTTCTTCGGGCTGGCCGGGGTGAAGGCGAACGACCAGCGGGAGACGATCGCATGA
- a CDS encoding recombinase family protein gives MSRRTNRHPAANTDAARGTVRCAIYTRKSSEEGLEQEFNSLDAQRESAENFIASQKHAGWACLPERYDDGGFTGGNLERPAVQRLLADIEAGKIDCVVVYKVDRLSRSLIDFARMMETFERRGVSFVSVTQQFNTTHSMGRLTLNILLSFAQFEREIISERTRDKIAAARKKGRWGGGRPVLGYDIEYLPGGNRLVVNKAEAKLVRRIFDLYLEAQSVQQTIRRLDEMGVRNKAWQTKDGKPCGGNGFEKSTLFKLLTNVTYLGKVRYKAEVYDGLHEAIVDEDLFRRVGETLRDNRTHDGKGYSNKHGALLRGLVRCTACGSAMSHHFATDGPKRYRYYVCVRAQKRGWKQCPGPSLPANDLESFVIDQIRALGKDEALMSASILRAQQLLKADLDAASKQRVEVAARLEECRADLRKLIESGRDRNGSAAIAGELRERIREHDAEARQLDARLRAMRGRVIDDDELAGALEAFDPLWNSLTIAERERLIQLIVRSVEYDAVAGTISVTFHDGDEDPLDKEAACSPA, from the coding sequence ATGAGCCGACGAACCAACCGGCATCCAGCCGCGAACACCGACGCTGCCCGCGGCACCGTTCGATGTGCCATCTACACCCGCAAAAGCAGCGAGGAAGGACTTGAGCAGGAGTTCAACTCGCTCGACGCCCAGCGCGAGAGCGCCGAGAACTTCATCGCCAGCCAGAAGCACGCCGGGTGGGCTTGCCTGCCCGAGCGATATGACGACGGCGGCTTCACGGGTGGGAACCTTGAGCGTCCGGCCGTGCAACGGCTCCTGGCCGACATCGAGGCGGGCAAGATCGACTGCGTAGTCGTCTACAAGGTGGACCGCCTCTCGCGGTCCCTGATCGACTTCGCCCGGATGATGGAGACGTTCGAGCGCCGGGGCGTGTCGTTTGTATCGGTGACGCAGCAGTTCAACACGACGCACTCGATGGGGCGGCTCACGCTGAACATCCTGCTCTCATTCGCGCAGTTCGAGCGGGAGATCATCAGCGAGCGCACGCGGGACAAGATCGCGGCGGCGAGGAAGAAGGGCCGCTGGGGCGGCGGGAGGCCGGTTCTCGGTTACGACATCGAGTACCTGCCCGGCGGGAACCGACTCGTGGTCAACAAAGCCGAGGCCAAGCTCGTGCGGCGGATCTTCGATCTCTACCTGGAAGCGCAGTCGGTCCAGCAGACGATTAGACGTCTCGACGAGATGGGCGTGAGGAACAAGGCGTGGCAAACCAAGGACGGGAAGCCGTGCGGCGGGAACGGGTTCGAGAAGTCCACGCTCTTCAAGCTGCTCACCAACGTGACCTACCTCGGCAAGGTGCGGTACAAGGCCGAGGTGTACGACGGACTCCACGAGGCCATCGTCGACGAGGACCTCTTCCGCCGCGTCGGCGAGACACTCCGCGACAACCGGACCCACGACGGGAAGGGGTACAGCAACAAGCACGGTGCGCTCCTGCGCGGGCTGGTGCGGTGCACGGCCTGCGGGTCGGCCATGAGTCACCATTTCGCTACCGACGGGCCGAAGCGGTATCGCTACTACGTCTGCGTGCGCGCGCAGAAGCGCGGCTGGAAGCAGTGCCCGGGTCCCTCGTTGCCCGCAAATGACCTGGAATCGTTCGTCATCGACCAGATCCGTGCACTCGGGAAAGACGAGGCGCTTATGTCGGCATCCATTCTCCGTGCGCAACAGCTGCTGAAAGCGGATCTGGACGCCGCGAGCAAGCAACGGGTTGAAGTCGCCGCCCGGCTCGAGGAATGTCGCGCCGACCTTCGGAAGCTGATCGAATCAGGCCGCGACCGCAACGGCTCGGCTGCCATCGCCGGAGAACTGCGAGAGCGGATCCGGGAGCACGACGCGGAGGCTCGGCAACTGGACGCTCGACTCCGGGCGATGCGGGGACGGGTGATCGACGATGACGAACTCGCCGGTGCGTTGGAGGCGTTCGACCCGTTGTGGAACAGCCTCACGATTGCGGAGCGGGAGCGTCTGATCCAGCTCATTGTCCGGAGCGTCGAGTATGACGCGGTCGCCGGGACGATTAGCGTGACGTTTCACGACGGGGACGAAGATCCCCTTGATAAGGAGGCCGCATGCAGCCCGGCATGA
- a CDS encoding DUF669 domain-containing protein — protein MATLTGFDATNVEPNAGFDPIPAGTYPAVVIESEMKPTKKGDGKYLEVTIEVLEGECKGRRIWDRMTIEHPNEQTVQIAMGALSALCRAVGVVRPNDSSELHNIPLDVKVGLKKRSDTGEMTNTVKAYLKKGGATAPATGAAKGSNPPWKR, from the coding sequence ATGGCAACGCTTACCGGATTCGACGCGACGAACGTGGAACCCAACGCCGGGTTCGACCCGATCCCCGCGGGCACTTACCCCGCCGTCGTCATCGAGTCGGAGATGAAGCCGACCAAGAAGGGCGACGGCAAGTACCTCGAGGTCACGATCGAGGTCCTTGAGGGCGAGTGCAAGGGCCGTCGCATCTGGGACCGCATGACGATCGAGCACCCCAACGAGCAGACGGTGCAGATCGCGATGGGCGCGCTGAGCGCCCTCTGCCGCGCGGTCGGTGTCGTCCGCCCCAACGACTCCTCTGAACTGCACAACATCCCGCTCGACGTGAAGGTCGGGCTCAAGAAGCGCTCCGACACGGGCGAGATGACCAACACCGTCAAGGCATACCTGAAGAAGGGCGGCGCGACCGCGCCCGCAACCGGCGCTGCCAAGGGGAGCAACCCGCCGTGGAAGCGCTGA
- a CDS encoding DEAD/DEAH box helicase — protein MEALSAHHQTEGIGGGLGGAPAVPDGAGSTGPLVLRRYQQDAVDAVYAHFRARPASDSPCVVIPTGGGKTPVIAAIAKDVATLWNGRVLVLAHVKELLEQNAEKIRKMAPDVPVGVYSAGLRRRELRHPVTVAGIQSIWKRAGELGPVDLIMVDEAHMVSDAESGMYRSFLADARLVNPNVRMLGLTATPYRYKSGPICTPDNIFNTICYEVGVRDLIDLGFLAALRSKAGSMEVDTSGLHMRGGDFVQSEVEELMDDVFRVESACQEIIDLTRDRASVLIFACGVQHGQHVVDVLRQKHGVECGFITAETPAPTRAALIDRFKQASLKFLCNVNVLTTGFDAPNVDCIAMLRPTASTGLYYQMVGRGFRLHPGKSDCLVLDFAGNISRHGPVDAVVPEECAVEFGTGPTKECPRCDATVALGVMTCPECGHEFPERARKSHHHTAGTEGILSGQVSREVVKVLGISYHVHRKRGDDSAPPTMRVEYRIGLADVIKEWVCFEHQGYARARAEAWWTRRSRERVPLTVEDAVDWARAGALATTHEIMVERTAGKAFPIIVPHRLGERPAPLESDEGVTDAMLAAALSDPCTETPF, from the coding sequence GTGGAAGCGCTGAGCGCCCATCACCAGACGGAGGGGATCGGCGGCGGGCTTGGGGGAGCCCCCGCCGTCCCCGACGGCGCGGGCAGCACCGGGCCGCTGGTCCTGCGCCGCTACCAGCAGGACGCCGTCGATGCCGTCTACGCGCACTTCCGCGCACGGCCCGCGTCCGACAGTCCGTGCGTCGTGATCCCGACGGGCGGCGGCAAGACCCCGGTCATCGCGGCCATCGCCAAGGACGTCGCCACGCTCTGGAACGGACGCGTGCTGGTGCTGGCGCACGTGAAGGAACTGCTCGAGCAGAACGCCGAGAAGATCCGCAAGATGGCCCCGGACGTCCCCGTGGGCGTCTACTCGGCGGGCCTCAGGCGGCGTGAACTCCGGCACCCGGTCACGGTCGCGGGGATCCAGTCGATCTGGAAGCGCGCGGGCGAACTCGGGCCGGTGGACCTCATCATGGTGGACGAGGCCCACATGGTGTCGGACGCTGAGAGCGGCATGTACCGGTCCTTCCTCGCCGACGCCCGGCTCGTCAACCCGAACGTACGGATGCTGGGCCTGACCGCGACGCCCTACCGCTACAAGTCGGGTCCGATCTGCACGCCGGACAACATCTTCAACACCATCTGCTACGAGGTCGGGGTCCGGGATCTCATCGACCTCGGGTTCCTCGCAGCCCTCCGGTCCAAGGCGGGGTCGATGGAGGTGGACACCAGCGGCCTGCACATGCGAGGCGGCGACTTCGTCCAGAGCGAGGTCGAGGAACTCATGGATGACGTGTTCCGCGTCGAGAGCGCGTGCCAGGAGATCATCGACCTGACCCGGGACCGGGCGTCGGTGCTGATCTTCGCGTGCGGCGTTCAGCACGGACAGCACGTCGTCGACGTGCTGCGGCAGAAGCACGGCGTGGAGTGCGGCTTCATCACGGCGGAGACGCCTGCCCCGACTCGGGCCGCGCTCATCGACCGCTTCAAGCAGGCCAGCCTCAAGTTCCTGTGCAACGTCAACGTGCTGACCACCGGCTTTGACGCCCCCAACGTGGACTGCATCGCCATGCTCCGGCCGACGGCCTCGACGGGCTTGTACTACCAGATGGTCGGGCGGGGCTTCCGGCTCCATCCGGGCAAGAGCGACTGTCTCGTCCTGGACTTCGCGGGCAACATCTCGCGGCACGGCCCCGTGGACGCCGTGGTCCCCGAGGAGTGCGCCGTTGAGTTCGGCACCGGGCCCACGAAGGAGTGCCCGCGCTGCGACGCGACGGTGGCGCTCGGAGTCATGACCTGCCCGGAGTGCGGCCACGAGTTCCCGGAGCGCGCTCGCAAGTCGCACCACCACACCGCGGGCACCGAGGGCATCCTCAGCGGGCAGGTGAGCCGCGAGGTCGTCAAGGTGCTGGGCATCTCGTACCACGTTCACCGCAAGCGCGGCGACGACTCCGCGCCGCCGACGATGCGGGTGGAGTATCGCATCGGTCTGGCTGATGTGATCAAGGAATGGGTCTGCTTCGAGCACCAGGGATACGCCCGCGCTAGGGCCGAGGCGTGGTGGACGCGGCGGTCGCGCGAGCGCGTGCCGCTGACAGTCGAGGATGCCGTCGACTGGGCCCGGGCTGGGGCGCTGGCGACGACCCACGAGATCATGGTCGAGCGGACCGCCGGGAAGGCGTTCCCGATCATCGTGCCCCATCGCCTTGGCGAGCGTCCTGCGCCGCTGGAGAGCGACGAGGGCGTCACGGACGCCATGCTGGCGGCGGCGCTGTCGGACCCGTGCACGGAGACGCCCTTCTGA
- a CDS encoding DUF3987 domain-containing protein, protein MTAVSANASSRLAAARSYLARNLMPVPIPARTKGPIEKSWPSWRFTEADLALHFGGDGNIGLILGEPSGNLVDVDLDCPEAIEWASAHLPPTAVVTGRAAKPNSHWWYRCPGVVTTQFRDPVTDKMLVELRGTGVQTVVGPSIHPDGDVYDMLDGEPTTVEREVLEAGVRALVRKILELRGHDPDHFDRDRSAEPARVFVPCGQSPELIERRAIAYLDRIPGAISGCGGHAQTYAAATALVHGFGLGPETALAILLERYNPRCEPPWTERELRHKVEDAASKTHRMPFGWLRDAASDATGEIDLSGLMGGEVAVAGTEDAMMEIDIGEPETPADPHPDPGPMPEHLLDVPGLISEVMAFNLSTATRAQPSLALAGAISLMGVLAGRKVMDERGNRTNVYVVGVAPSGAGKDHARKVNKAILAAADMLELAGNEDVASDAGLMSAIVLQPALLFQMDEFGRFLRTTGDARKSPHLHNVVTLFLRLYSSADGVVKSKAYADTKRNQTVDQPCVVLYGTTVPENFYESLTAESLRDGFMARLLVFETGVLPERVRAAMLKVPASIVEATRWWGEFRPGGNLGGQHPEPIVVKATPEAHAIFDALNDRIDAEMRKTDCVAPSLWARTEEKACRLALVYACSANREHPVIDAAAAQWASELSEYLTRRMLHLAGRWVTEGQFEARVKRVVRILSDAGRPMSASELTRKTQSMNVRERRDVIEHLVAAEQITVKLEGGVTKPRSMYALR, encoded by the coding sequence ATGACGGCCGTTTCCGCCAACGCGTCTTCTCGTCTCGCGGCGGCACGGTCCTACCTGGCTCGCAACCTCATGCCGGTGCCGATCCCGGCTCGCACGAAGGGGCCCATCGAGAAGAGCTGGCCAAGTTGGCGGTTCACGGAAGCGGACCTGGCGCTGCACTTCGGGGGCGACGGCAACATCGGCCTGATCCTCGGCGAGCCCAGCGGCAACCTTGTGGATGTCGATCTCGACTGCCCTGAGGCGATCGAGTGGGCCTCGGCGCACCTTCCCCCCACCGCCGTCGTAACCGGCCGGGCGGCCAAGCCGAACTCCCACTGGTGGTACCGCTGCCCCGGCGTCGTCACGACGCAGTTCCGTGACCCAGTCACGGACAAGATGCTGGTCGAGCTGAGGGGCACAGGCGTGCAGACGGTCGTCGGCCCGAGCATCCACCCCGACGGCGATGTCTACGACATGCTCGATGGGGAGCCAACAACAGTCGAGCGCGAGGTGCTCGAAGCGGGCGTCCGGGCGCTGGTCCGGAAGATCCTCGAACTCCGGGGCCACGATCCTGATCACTTCGATCGGGACCGGAGCGCCGAGCCGGCGCGGGTCTTCGTGCCGTGCGGCCAGTCGCCGGAGTTGATCGAACGCCGCGCAATTGCCTACCTGGACAGGATCCCGGGCGCGATCTCCGGATGCGGCGGGCACGCCCAGACCTACGCAGCCGCGACGGCGCTGGTGCACGGGTTTGGACTCGGCCCAGAGACCGCGCTGGCCATCTTGCTTGAGCGGTACAACCCGCGATGTGAGCCGCCGTGGACCGAGCGGGAACTCCGGCACAAGGTCGAAGACGCCGCGAGCAAGACGCACCGGATGCCCTTCGGCTGGCTGCGAGACGCGGCATCGGACGCGACTGGCGAGATCGATCTGTCGGGGCTCATGGGAGGCGAAGTCGCGGTCGCGGGGACGGAGGACGCCATGATGGAGATCGACATCGGCGAGCCCGAGACCCCTGCAGATCCCCATCCCGATCCGGGTCCCATGCCGGAGCACTTGCTGGACGTCCCCGGTCTGATCAGCGAGGTCATGGCGTTCAACCTCTCGACCGCCACCCGCGCGCAGCCCTCGCTGGCCCTCGCCGGAGCGATCTCGCTCATGGGGGTGCTGGCCGGGCGGAAGGTGATGGACGAGCGCGGCAACCGGACGAACGTGTACGTCGTGGGGGTCGCGCCCTCGGGCGCGGGGAAGGACCACGCCCGCAAGGTCAACAAGGCGATCCTGGCGGCGGCGGACATGCTGGAACTGGCGGGCAACGAGGACGTGGCGTCCGACGCTGGTCTCATGTCGGCGATCGTTCTGCAGCCCGCGCTGCTCTTCCAGATGGACGAGTTCGGGCGGTTCCTCAGGACGACCGGCGACGCGCGGAAGTCGCCGCACCTGCACAACGTCGTCACGCTGTTCCTGCGGCTGTACTCGTCAGCCGACGGCGTCGTCAAGAGCAAGGCGTACGCGGACACCAAGCGCAACCAGACCGTCGATCAGCCGTGCGTGGTGTTGTACGGAACCACGGTGCCGGAGAACTTCTACGAGTCCCTGACCGCCGAGAGCCTGCGTGACGGGTTCATGGCGCGGCTGCTGGTCTTTGAAACCGGCGTCCTGCCCGAGCGTGTCCGCGCTGCGATGCTGAAGGTACCGGCTTCGATCGTCGAAGCGACCCGCTGGTGGGGCGAGTTCAGGCCCGGCGGCAACCTCGGTGGGCAGCACCCGGAGCCGATTGTGGTGAAGGCCACGCCGGAAGCCCACGCGATCTTCGACGCGCTCAACGACCGGATCGACGCCGAGATGCGGAAGACAGACTGCGTGGCGCCTTCGCTCTGGGCCCGCACCGAGGAGAAGGCCTGCCGCCTGGCGCTGGTGTACGCGTGCTCGGCCAATCGCGAACATCCGGTGATCGATGCGGCCGCCGCTCAATGGGCGTCCGAACTGTCCGAGTACCTGACGCGCCGGATGCTGCACCTGGCCGGCCGCTGGGTCACGGAGGGGCAGTTCGAGGCAAGGGTCAAACGAGTCGTCCGCATCCTGAGCGATGCGGGCAGGCCCATGTCGGCATCGGAGCTGACACGCAAGACGCAGTCCATGAACGTGCGGGAGCGCCGCGACGTGATCGAGCACCTTGTGGCGGCCGAACAGATCACGGTGAAGCTCGAGGGCGGCGTCACCAAGCCGAGGAGCATGTATGCACTCAGGTGA
- a CDS encoding ATP-binding protein, with translation MPITPTTSLLDSIVTGRRPKPRRVMLFGTHGVGKSTFGAMAEAPIFIPCEDGLADIDCASFPLCHSVADVIGCMEAIYNGGHSFKTVVIDSLDWLERLIWAEVCNDQQVPNIESIGYAKGYSFALDHWRRILRGLDALRDERGMTIVLIAHAKVEKFENPETEPYDRYSPRLHKLASGLIQEWCDEVLFATYRVHVRKTGESFNKARYKGIGTGERIIRTTERPAHVAKNRLNLPDEIPLDYRVYAAFVRGERPDVEARTDAGTADEPAPANTSTS, from the coding sequence ATGCCCATCACCCCAACCACTTCGCTCCTCGACTCGATCGTCACTGGACGCCGGCCCAAGCCCCGTCGCGTGATGCTCTTCGGCACGCACGGCGTCGGGAAATCCACGTTCGGCGCGATGGCCGAGGCGCCAATCTTCATTCCCTGCGAGGACGGGCTTGCCGACATCGACTGCGCCTCGTTCCCGCTCTGCCACTCTGTTGCCGACGTGATCGGGTGCATGGAGGCGATCTACAACGGCGGGCACTCCTTTAAGACGGTCGTCATCGACTCGCTCGACTGGCTTGAGCGTCTGATCTGGGCCGAGGTCTGCAACGACCAGCAAGTCCCCAACATCGAGTCGATCGGCTACGCGAAGGGGTACTCGTTCGCGCTCGACCACTGGCGGAGGATCCTGCGCGGACTCGATGCCCTGCGCGATGAGCGCGGCATGACGATCGTCCTGATCGCGCACGCCAAGGTTGAGAAGTTCGAGAACCCCGAGACCGAGCCCTACGACCGGTACTCGCCGCGCCTGCACAAACTCGCATCGGGGCTGATCCAGGAGTGGTGCGACGAGGTCCTCTTCGCCACCTACCGCGTCCACGTCCGCAAGACGGGCGAGTCCTTCAACAAGGCAAGGTACAAGGGCATCGGCACGGGCGAGCGGATCATCCGCACCACCGAGCGGCCCGCGCACGTCGCCAAGAACCGCCTCAATCTCCCCGACGAGATCCCGCTCGATTACCGCGTCTACGCCGCCTTCGTGCGCGGCGAGCGCCCGGATGTCGAGGCCCGGACCGACGCAGGCACAGCCGACGAGCCCGCACCAGCCAACACGTCAACCAGTTGA